The Brachybacterium huguangmaarense genome contains a region encoding:
- a CDS encoding type 2 periplasmic-binding domain-containing protein: MSASSLRVGFIPGVEPDRFVRRWRTGPRPAALEVVPVPLSRQEEALATGEIDMCFVRLPLAGPGHAELLHLVPLWEERPAIVIGDENLLSLLEEIGDDDLADEAEVAPRHADDAAERVAQVATGLGYARMPLSLARLHHRKDVVHRPHSDGEATRIGLAWPRALDDELRQEFVGVVRGRTIRSSR; this comes from the coding sequence ATGAGCGCGTCATCCCTGCGCGTCGGCTTCATCCCCGGCGTCGAGCCCGATCGCTTCGTCCGACGCTGGCGCACCGGCCCGCGTCCCGCGGCGCTCGAGGTCGTCCCCGTCCCGCTGTCGCGGCAGGAGGAGGCGCTCGCGACGGGCGAGATCGACATGTGCTTCGTGCGGCTCCCGCTCGCAGGACCCGGCCACGCCGAGCTCCTGCACCTGGTCCCGCTGTGGGAGGAGCGGCCCGCGATCGTGATCGGCGACGAGAACCTGCTGAGCCTGCTCGAGGAGATCGGCGACGACGACCTGGCCGACGAGGCGGAGGTCGCGCCCCGGCACGCCGACGACGCGGCCGAGCGGGTGGCCCAGGTCGCGACCGGCCTCGGGTACGCGCGCATGCCGCTGTCGCTCGCGCGCCTGCACCATCGCAAGGACGTCGTCCACCGTCCGCACTCGGACGGCGAGGCGACGCGCATCGGCCTCGCCTGGCCCCGCGCCCTCGACGACGAGCTGCGCCAGGAGTTCGTGGGGGTCGTGCGCGGAAGGACGATACGCTCGTCCCGCTGA
- a CDS encoding alpha-amylase family glycosyl hydrolase has protein sequence MSPDARHPAPAEPSDLVDPGVPVEVASRPAHATTGDRWRRAAVYRVHTASFADADGDGVGDLAGLTSHIPYLRDLGVDAVRLDAGAGAPEEIGALAAALHAVQLGLILEEADAGEDETARDWSAHDVDALCRDGRLLVLRRGEGAAEPAAPEPAAIDVDLTAEEFEAAGLRRRIEQALEAARVAGGAPTWVLSRPGAVRHATRFAFLPGMGAGPDAVEQWLREGGDIEEVPVALGLARARAASLFVLALPGGVGLLQGEELGLQEAGGARSPQPPWSGGLSVEAESFDPGSTLTMYRAALAYRAYLAGEEPLDWVDTGRDDVLHVRRGPWNAVLHTGVAPYPMPDGRVLLASRVLPDPARIPADTAVWILDT, from the coding sequence GTGAGTCCTGACGCCCGCCACCCGGCCCCCGCTGAGCCCTCCGACCTCGTCGACCCCGGTGTGCCCGTCGAGGTCGCGTCCCGGCCCGCTCATGCCACGACCGGTGACCGGTGGCGCCGTGCCGCCGTCTACCGGGTCCACACGGCATCGTTCGCCGACGCGGACGGCGACGGCGTGGGCGACCTCGCAGGCCTTACCTCCCACATCCCCTACCTGCGCGACCTCGGCGTCGACGCGGTGCGGCTCGACGCCGGCGCGGGCGCTCCCGAGGAGATCGGCGCGCTGGCCGCAGCGCTGCACGCCGTCCAGCTCGGCCTGATCCTCGAGGAGGCGGACGCCGGGGAGGACGAGACGGCGCGGGACTGGTCCGCGCACGATGTCGACGCCCTCTGCCGCGACGGGCGGCTCCTGGTGCTCCGCCGAGGCGAGGGCGCGGCCGAGCCGGCGGCGCCGGAGCCCGCGGCGATCGACGTCGACCTGACTGCCGAGGAGTTCGAGGCCGCGGGCCTCCGACGCCGGATCGAGCAGGCCCTCGAGGCCGCACGCGTCGCCGGCGGCGCGCCCACGTGGGTGCTGTCGAGACCGGGCGCAGTGCGCCACGCCACCCGTTTCGCGTTCCTCCCCGGCATGGGGGCCGGTCCCGATGCCGTCGAGCAGTGGCTGCGAGAGGGCGGCGACATCGAGGAGGTGCCGGTCGCCCTCGGGCTCGCCCGCGCCCGTGCCGCCTCGCTGTTCGTGCTCGCCCTGCCCGGCGGCGTCGGTCTGCTCCAGGGCGAGGAGCTCGGGCTGCAGGAGGCCGGCGGGGCCCGGTCGCCGCAGCCGCCGTGGTCCGGGGGGCTCTCGGTCGAGGCCGAGAGCTTCGACCCCGGCTCGACGCTCACGATGTACCGGGCGGCCCTGGCCTATCGCGCCTACCTGGCGGGCGAGGAGCCCCTCGACTGGGTCGACACCGGGCGCGACGACGTGCTGCACGTGCGCCGCGGCCCCTGGAACGCGGTCCTGCACACGGGCGTGGCGCCCTATCCGATGCCCGACGGCCGGGTGCTGCTCGCGAGCCGCGTGCTGCCCGATCCCGCCCGCATCCCCGCCGACACCGCCGTCTGGATCCTCGACACGTGA
- a CDS encoding uroporphyrinogen-III synthase, producing MSAPDPSARPLEGRRIAVTAHRRADDQIAALTRQGAEVVHAATMRIVPVDEDEDLLAETRALLDARPAALLVTTGQGFTTWLDALPPDLRDRAETQIAGLRVFCRGPKARGAVRGRGFADPPAAPDETTASLVDLVLDAGIRDVPVGLQRHGYVDERQLDRLRGAGCTVHVVSPYRWQAGEDQTAVAAMIEQIIAGDVDAVTFTAGPAVEALWASARAADRLEALREALRDGRCRAVAVGHVTAQPLRDAQVPVIFPERERMGAMIRLLTDALA from the coding sequence GTGAGCGCCCCCGACCCGTCGGCGCGGCCGCTCGAGGGCCGACGGATCGCCGTGACCGCCCATCGCCGCGCCGACGACCAGATCGCCGCCCTGACGCGCCAGGGCGCCGAGGTGGTCCACGCCGCGACCATGCGCATCGTGCCCGTCGACGAGGACGAGGACCTGCTCGCCGAGACGCGCGCCCTGCTCGACGCCCGGCCCGCGGCGCTGCTCGTGACCACGGGCCAGGGCTTCACGACCTGGCTCGACGCCCTGCCGCCGGACCTGCGCGACCGTGCCGAGACGCAGATCGCGGGCCTGCGCGTCTTCTGCCGCGGCCCCAAGGCGCGAGGCGCCGTGCGCGGGCGGGGCTTCGCCGACCCGCCGGCCGCCCCCGACGAGACCACCGCGTCCCTCGTCGACCTCGTGCTCGACGCCGGGATCCGCGACGTCCCCGTGGGCCTGCAGCGCCACGGCTACGTCGACGAGCGCCAGCTCGACCGGCTGCGCGGCGCCGGCTGCACGGTGCACGTGGTGTCCCCGTACCGGTGGCAGGCGGGGGAGGACCAGACGGCCGTCGCCGCGATGATCGAGCAGATCATCGCCGGCGACGTCGACGCCGTGACCTTCACCGCCGGCCCCGCCGTCGAGGCGCTGTGGGCGAGCGCCCGTGCCGCGGACCGCCTCGAGGCGCTGCGCGAGGCCCTGCGCGACGGCCGCTGCCGTGCGGTCGCGGTCGGGCACGTCACCGCCCAGCCCCTCAGGGACGCCCAGGTGCCGGTGATCTTCCCCGAGCGCGAGCGGATGGGCGCGATGATCCGCCTGCTCACGGACGCCCTGGCCTGA
- a CDS encoding S-ribosylhomocysteine lyase, with the protein MAEKMNVESFNLDHRTVSAPYIRIADRKVLPAGDVLTKFDVRFTQPNAAHLESETVHSLEHLMAEKMRDHTDAVIDVSPMGCRTGFYVLLSGDHTPDELDPVLESTLQDVLDATEVPAANEVQCGWGAHHDLQGAQAAARAMLDERLTWLRVEA; encoded by the coding sequence ATGGCCGAGAAGATGAACGTCGAGAGCTTCAACCTCGATCACCGCACCGTGAGCGCGCCGTACATCCGGATCGCCGACCGCAAGGTGCTGCCCGCGGGCGACGTCCTGACCAAGTTCGACGTGCGCTTCACCCAGCCCAACGCGGCCCACCTGGAGTCCGAGACCGTGCACTCCCTCGAGCACCTGATGGCCGAGAAGATGCGCGACCACACCGACGCCGTCATCGACGTCTCCCCGATGGGCTGCCGCACGGGCTTCTACGTGCTGCTCTCGGGCGACCACACGCCCGACGAGCTCGACCCGGTGCTCGAGTCCACCCTCCAGGACGTGCTCGACGCGACCGAGGTCCCCGCGGCCAACGAGGTCCAGTGCGGCTGGGGAGCCCACCACGACCTCCAGGGCGCGCAGGCGGCCGCCCGCGCGATGCTCGACGAGCGCCTCACCTGGCTGCGCGTCGAGGCGTGA
- a CDS encoding ROK family transcriptional regulator, with the protein MDVLAEHRGSTADVLTFAWDAGVFRADHVMAALGLTRTTALRALDTLIELGLIRELSSSEPEQGGRLGRPARRFALRGDAGIVIGIDAGHRHLTAVVADLAGRILAREQVEVRNSGYVPGGAADDRVAEARRAAALDAIATGLETAGGSPHDVLAVAVGVPAPVDGEGASPSHSNQFWQLMNAGFRDALADSFPAVRVENDAALAALAEGTLGAARGCDHFVAMLSGRRLGSGVVLEGRLVRGAHGGVGELEGLSFVPGVAGTLGIGERAENWVREALEAGRIPAEHPWARLSGVGVTAEAVLATARLSDPVSRPLLEELGDLMGRICAVVAHFYDPEVIVVCGAVAGALGEVIELASAFVAQELELPPPEIVASELAGDAVSLGAVSAAREAAQEIALPLLSSRRRGDD; encoded by the coding sequence ATGGATGTTCTTGCAGAGCATCGGGGGAGTACGGCCGACGTCCTCACCTTCGCGTGGGACGCCGGAGTCTTCCGCGCGGACCATGTCATGGCCGCGCTCGGGCTGACCCGCACGACCGCCCTGCGAGCCCTCGACACCCTCATCGAGCTCGGGCTGATCCGCGAGCTCTCGAGCTCCGAGCCCGAGCAGGGCGGCCGTCTCGGCCGGCCCGCCCGGCGCTTCGCGCTGCGGGGCGACGCGGGCATCGTGATCGGGATCGACGCGGGCCACCGCCATCTCACCGCCGTGGTCGCGGATCTCGCCGGTCGGATCCTCGCGCGCGAGCAGGTCGAGGTGCGCAACTCCGGCTACGTGCCCGGCGGCGCCGCCGACGACCGCGTCGCCGAGGCCCGGCGGGCGGCGGCTCTCGACGCGATCGCGACGGGCCTCGAGACCGCCGGGGGCTCGCCGCACGACGTGCTCGCCGTCGCGGTCGGGGTGCCGGCGCCCGTCGACGGGGAGGGCGCGTCCCCCTCGCACTCCAACCAGTTCTGGCAGCTCATGAACGCGGGCTTCCGCGACGCCCTCGCCGACAGCTTCCCGGCCGTGCGGGTCGAGAACGACGCGGCACTCGCGGCGCTCGCCGAGGGCACCCTCGGCGCCGCCCGCGGCTGCGACCACTTCGTCGCCATGCTCTCGGGTCGTCGCCTCGGCTCGGGCGTCGTGCTCGAGGGGCGCCTCGTGCGCGGCGCGCACGGGGGCGTGGGCGAGCTCGAGGGCCTCTCCTTCGTGCCCGGGGTGGCCGGGACCCTCGGGATCGGCGAACGTGCCGAGAACTGGGTGCGCGAGGCGCTCGAGGCCGGCCGCATCCCGGCCGAGCACCCGTGGGCCCGGCTGTCCGGGGTGGGGGTCACCGCCGAGGCCGTGCTCGCGACCGCACGGCTGTCCGACCCCGTCTCCCGGCCGCTGCTCGAGGAGCTGGGGGACCTGATGGGGCGGATCTGCGCCGTGGTCGCCCACTTCTACGACCCCGAGGTGATCGTCGTGTGCGGCGCCGTGGCCGGGGCGCTCGGCGAGGTGATCGAGCTCGCGAGCGCCTTCGTCGCCCAGGAGCTCGAGCTGCCCCCGCCCGAGATCGTGGCCTCCGAGCTCGCGGGCGACGCGGTCTCCCTCGGCGCCGTCTCGGCCGCGCGCGAGGCCGCGCAGGAGATCGCGCTCCCCCTTCTCAGCTCCCGGCGACGCGGCGACGACTGA
- the malQ gene encoding 4-alpha-glucanotransferase gives MALDSSSLRDLARELGVGTDYWGWDGIRRDVSDGTLVAVLRALGHEIGEDADLERVRRERERSRWLRTLPPVVVVREDAEVTVPVQVEDGTAVSVEAVLEDGSRRPLAQTEDNTPPVEIDGRRRGRARFAVPAGLPLGWHRLVARTTQGEEACDLVVTPRRVTVHEQLGARRALGVQAQLYSVRSARSWGIGDLGDARDLAAILGHRHGADFLLVNPLHASDPAPPVEPSPYLPVTRRFTSALYVRVEDIPEYLDLPAAARERVARARAEVAPLNERADTIERDRILACKNRALAEVFAVPLTAGRRALFDAYRAREGQGLEDFALWSAILERRATYTDEQLAALSDPRSPAVAAAREELADRVSFHAWVQWQLDQQMATAQAAATESGMRIGLMHDLAVGVTQQGADKWRLGDILAQGVGVGAPADQYNQQGQNWDQPPWRPDRLAEAGYRPWRDMLRSLMRHAGALRIDHVLGLFRLWWIPEGNSAADGAYVFYDHDAMIGILALEAQRSGTLVIGEDLGTFEPWVRDYLSDRGILGTSILWFEYDAEGGPLDPAAYRRLCLASVNTHDLPPTAGYLAGDHVALRHELGLLERPLEQELAADEAARERVLDVLRAEGLLAPGAGVEDTVIALHRHLARTPSLLLGVSLVDCVGERRIQNQPGTDEEYPNWRIPLADPEGRAVSVDDIATDARTARLLSTVRESLAEG, from the coding sequence ATGGCTCTGGACTCCTCCTCCCTGCGGGATCTCGCCCGCGAACTCGGCGTCGGCACCGACTACTGGGGGTGGGACGGGATCCGGCGCGACGTCTCCGATGGGACCCTCGTGGCGGTGCTGCGGGCGCTCGGGCACGAGATCGGCGAGGACGCCGACCTCGAGCGGGTCCGCCGCGAGCGCGAGCGCTCCCGGTGGCTGCGCACCCTGCCGCCGGTCGTGGTCGTGCGCGAGGACGCCGAGGTCACGGTCCCCGTCCAGGTCGAGGACGGGACCGCCGTGAGCGTCGAGGCGGTGCTCGAGGACGGCTCGCGGCGCCCGCTCGCCCAGACCGAGGACAACACGCCCCCCGTCGAGATCGACGGCCGCCGCCGTGGCCGCGCCCGCTTCGCCGTGCCCGCCGGGCTCCCGCTGGGCTGGCACCGCCTCGTGGCACGCACGACCCAGGGCGAGGAGGCGTGCGACCTCGTGGTCACGCCGCGTCGGGTGACGGTGCACGAGCAGCTCGGCGCCCGTCGCGCCCTGGGCGTCCAGGCGCAGCTCTACTCGGTGCGCTCGGCGCGCTCGTGGGGCATCGGCGACCTCGGCGACGCCCGCGACCTCGCGGCGATTCTGGGTCATCGCCACGGCGCCGACTTCCTGCTCGTCAACCCGCTGCACGCCTCCGATCCGGCGCCCCCCGTCGAGCCGTCGCCCTACCTGCCGGTGACCCGCCGCTTCACGAGCGCCCTGTACGTGCGCGTCGAGGACATCCCCGAGTATCTCGACCTGCCCGCCGCGGCCCGCGAGCGCGTCGCGCGGGCCCGGGCCGAGGTCGCCCCGCTCAACGAGCGGGCCGACACGATCGAGCGCGATCGCATCCTCGCGTGCAAGAACCGAGCGCTCGCCGAGGTGTTCGCGGTGCCGCTCACGGCGGGCCGTCGGGCCCTGTTCGACGCGTACCGCGCGCGCGAGGGCCAGGGCCTCGAGGACTTCGCGCTGTGGTCGGCGATCCTCGAACGGCGCGCGACCTACACCGACGAGCAGCTCGCGGCGCTCTCCGACCCCCGCTCCCCCGCCGTCGCCGCGGCCCGTGAGGAGCTCGCCGACCGGGTCTCGTTCCACGCCTGGGTGCAGTGGCAGCTCGACCAGCAGATGGCGACCGCCCAGGCCGCCGCGACCGAGTCGGGCATGCGGATCGGCCTCATGCACGACCTCGCGGTGGGCGTCACCCAGCAGGGTGCCGACAAGTGGCGTCTCGGGGACATCCTCGCCCAGGGCGTCGGCGTCGGCGCCCCCGCCGACCAGTACAACCAGCAGGGCCAGAACTGGGACCAGCCGCCGTGGCGGCCCGACCGGCTCGCCGAGGCCGGCTACCGGCCCTGGCGCGACATGCTGCGCTCGCTCATGCGCCATGCGGGCGCCCTGCGGATCGACCACGTGCTCGGGCTGTTCCGGCTGTGGTGGATCCCCGAGGGCAACTCGGCGGCCGACGGCGCGTACGTCTTCTACGACCACGACGCGATGATCGGGATCCTCGCCCTCGAGGCGCAGCGCTCGGGCACCCTCGTGATCGGCGAGGACCTCGGCACCTTCGAGCCGTGGGTCCGCGACTACCTCTCCGATCGCGGGATCCTGGGCACCTCGATCCTGTGGTTCGAGTACGACGCCGAGGGCGGCCCGCTCGATCCCGCGGCCTACCGGCGCCTGTGCCTGGCGAGCGTCAACACCCACGACCTGCCGCCGACGGCCGGCTACCTCGCGGGCGACCACGTGGCGCTGCGCCACGAGCTCGGCCTGCTCGAGCGTCCGCTCGAGCAGGAGCTCGCCGCGGACGAGGCCGCCCGGGAGCGGGTGCTCGACGTGCTGCGGGCCGAGGGGCTGCTCGCCCCCGGCGCCGGCGTCGAGGACACCGTGATCGCTCTGCACCGCCACCTCGCGCGCACCCCGTCGCTCCTGCTGGGCGTCTCGCTCGTGGACTGCGTGGGCGAGCGGCGCATCCAGAACCAGCCGGGGACCGACGAGGAGTACCCCAACTGGCGCATCCCGCTCGCCGACCCCGAGGGCCGGGCCGTGAGCGTCGACGACATCGCGACCGACGCCCGCACGGCGCGCCTGCTCAGCACCGTGCGCGAGAGCCTCGCCGAGGGCTGA
- a CDS encoding DUF4870 domain-containing protein — MTNVPTPSRDAARTWAILCHLSLIISAILSAGILAFVGPLIFWFLYKDKDALVRNAAAGSFNFAVTLVIASAVATILQFTIILAPVGWIIWAAVYVLGILFPILAALAASRFELYKYPLTLPLLS, encoded by the coding sequence ATGACGAACGTACCGACGCCCTCTCGCGACGCCGCCCGTACGTGGGCGATCCTGTGCCACCTGTCCCTCATCATCTCCGCCATCCTGAGCGCCGGCATCCTCGCCTTCGTGGGGCCGCTCATCTTCTGGTTCCTCTATAAGGACAAGGACGCCCTCGTGCGCAACGCCGCGGCCGGGTCGTTCAACTTCGCGGTGACCCTGGTCATCGCGAGCGCGGTCGCCACCATCCTGCAGTTCACGATCATCCTCGCGCCCGTCGGCTGGATCATCTGGGCCGCCGTCTACGTGCTCGGCATCCTCTTCCCGATCCTCGCCGCGCTCGCCGCCTCGCGCTTCGAGCTGTACAAGTACCCGCTGACGCTCCCGCTGCTCTCGTGA
- a CDS encoding glycoside hydrolase family 13 protein — MTSTPASTVLVDDPNWWRQAAVYQIYPRSFADANGDGIGDLRGIISRVPYLRELGIDAVWLSPFYPSALADGGYDVDDYRDVDPAIGTLADFDEMSAALHGAGIRLIVDLVPNHSSDRHAWFREALASPRGSNARDRYIFRDGRGENGELPPADWESIFGGPAWTRVEDGQWYLHLFAREQPDFNWKHPEVREDFLTTLRFWSDRGVDGFRVDVAHGLAKDLSEPLPSKAELKALPQLDGTHPLWDRDEVHEIYAEWRTVFDEYTPPRMAVAEAWAQTAERRARYAHPGSLGQAFNFDLLEADFDAADFRRIVTGNLTEAEAHGSSITWVFSNHDVVRHATRYALAPSDGTSKRGAAWLLAGGPADGIDPELGVRRARAATLFELALPGSAYLYQGEELGLHEVADIPAEQRQDPSFFRASREQLEKDGPGRDGCRVPLPWTRTGSSFGFGEGGSHLPQPAWFGDVSVEAQDGVEGSTLTLYREALRRRHELETAETLTWDESLSTGDVLAFERPGGWVTVTNFGDAPASVPAAEVLLASGEVDRAQDGALVLPGATTVWLRR; from the coding sequence ATGACCTCCACGCCGGCGTCCACCGTGCTCGTCGACGATCCGAACTGGTGGCGGCAGGCGGCCGTCTACCAGATCTACCCCCGCTCCTTCGCCGACGCCAACGGCGACGGTATCGGTGACCTGCGCGGGATCATCTCGCGCGTCCCGTACCTCCGCGAGCTCGGGATCGACGCCGTCTGGCTCTCCCCCTTCTACCCCTCGGCGCTCGCCGACGGCGGCTACGACGTCGACGACTACCGTGACGTCGACCCGGCCATCGGCACCCTCGCCGACTTCGACGAGATGTCCGCGGCCCTGCACGGCGCTGGCATCCGGCTGATCGTCGACCTCGTGCCCAACCACTCCTCGGACCGCCACGCCTGGTTCCGCGAGGCCCTCGCCTCGCCGCGCGGGTCGAACGCCCGTGATCGCTACATCTTCCGCGACGGCCGCGGCGAGAACGGCGAGCTGCCGCCCGCGGACTGGGAGTCGATCTTCGGCGGCCCGGCGTGGACCCGGGTCGAGGACGGGCAGTGGTACCTCCACCTCTTCGCGCGCGAGCAGCCCGACTTCAACTGGAAGCACCCCGAGGTGCGCGAGGACTTCCTGACCACCCTGCGCTTCTGGTCCGACCGCGGGGTCGACGGCTTCCGCGTCGACGTCGCCCACGGCCTGGCCAAGGACCTGAGCGAGCCGCTGCCCTCGAAGGCGGAGCTCAAGGCCCTGCCGCAGCTGGACGGCACGCACCCGCTGTGGGACCGCGACGAGGTGCACGAGATCTACGCCGAGTGGCGCACGGTGTTCGACGAGTACACGCCTCCCCGCATGGCCGTGGCCGAGGCCTGGGCGCAGACCGCCGAGCGCCGGGCCCGCTACGCCCACCCCGGCAGCCTGGGCCAGGCCTTCAACTTCGACCTGCTCGAGGCCGACTTCGACGCCGCCGACTTCCGTCGCATCGTGACGGGCAACCTGACGGAGGCCGAGGCGCACGGCTCGTCGATCACGTGGGTGTTCTCCAACCACGACGTCGTGCGCCACGCGACCCGCTACGCGCTCGCGCCCTCCGACGGCACGTCCAAGCGCGGCGCGGCATGGCTGCTCGCGGGCGGCCCGGCGGACGGCATCGACCCCGAGCTCGGCGTGCGCCGTGCCCGCGCGGCGACCCTGTTCGAGCTGGCCCTGCCCGGCAGCGCCTACCTGTACCAGGGCGAGGAGCTCGGGCTCCACGAGGTCGCCGACATCCCGGCCGAGCAGCGCCAGGACCCCTCCTTCTTCCGGGCCTCGCGCGAGCAGCTCGAGAAGGACGGTCCCGGGCGCGACGGCTGCCGCGTGCCGCTGCCGTGGACCCGCACGGGCTCGTCCTTCGGCTTCGGCGAGGGCGGGTCCCACCTGCCCCAGCCCGCCTGGTTCGGCGACGTCTCCGTCGAGGCCCAGGACGGGGTCGAGGGCTCGACCCTGACCCTGTACCGGGAGGCCCTGCGTCGGCGCCACGAGCTCGAGACCGCGGAGACCCTGACGTGGGACGAGTCGCTGTCGACCGGTGACGTGCTCGCCTTCGAGCGTCCCGGCGGCTGGGTCACCGTCACCAACTTCGGCGACGCCCCGGCCTCGGTCCCCGCGGCTGAGGTCCTGCTCGCGAGCGGCGAGGTCGACCGCGCGCAGGACGGCGCGCTCGTGCTGCCGGGCGCGACGACGGTGTGGCTGCGCCGCTGA
- a CDS encoding dolichyl-phosphate-mannose--protein mannosyltransferase, whose translation MTRVSTRSDLVEGADERPAPPAPEVEDADEATLLATARRRLRIVPLTDRVSSWWWALAVFAIALVLRLWGLGSIRTLIFDETYYVKDGYTLWKNGTEMAWPDDPNPAWEAGRVDTYLPQGEYVVHPPVGKWVIGAGEALLGADNPWGWRISVALLGALSVLLLARIGRRLFRSTTVGTIAALLLAVDGLHLVMSRTGLLDMVLSFFVLAAFGCLLLDRDRFRERLAAVSARAAATGEAVSVLGIRSGLRPWRIGAGVLLGLACGVKWSGIYVLAVFGVMTVLWDWWARRRVRERRWFENGLFRDAIPAFFVMVGGALVTYIASWSGWFASSKGYFRDWAEVNGHAGGNPVLNALRSLWHYHTEAYSFHVGLDTPHPYQANPLGWLLQLRPTNFYYRELDYGESGCQALRCVAQVNSVGNPLIWWLGTAAVLVCLVMGLLWRDGRALAALAGLAAGYLPWLLYIHRTIFTFYSVVYEPFLVLCLAYVFGLLLGPREAERDRRLAGGLFVASLLVLIVMVSAFFWPIWTGQVIPQSQWHWRMWLPSWP comes from the coding sequence ATGACGCGGGTGAGCACCCGGTCCGATCTCGTCGAGGGCGCCGACGAGCGTCCCGCGCCGCCGGCCCCGGAGGTCGAGGACGCCGACGAGGCGACCCTGCTCGCGACCGCACGTCGCCGCCTGCGCATCGTGCCGCTGACCGACCGGGTGAGCAGCTGGTGGTGGGCGCTCGCCGTCTTCGCGATCGCCCTCGTCCTGCGACTGTGGGGCCTCGGCTCGATCCGCACCCTGATCTTCGACGAGACGTACTACGTCAAGGACGGGTACACGCTGTGGAAGAACGGCACCGAGATGGCGTGGCCGGACGACCCGAACCCCGCCTGGGAGGCCGGGCGGGTCGACACCTATCTCCCGCAGGGCGAGTACGTCGTGCACCCGCCCGTGGGCAAGTGGGTGATCGGCGCCGGCGAGGCCCTGCTCGGCGCCGACAACCCGTGGGGCTGGCGCATCTCGGTGGCCCTGCTCGGCGCGCTGAGCGTGCTCCTGCTCGCGCGCATCGGCCGCCGCCTGTTCCGCTCCACGACCGTCGGCACGATCGCGGCCCTGCTGCTCGCGGTCGACGGCCTGCACCTCGTCATGTCCCGCACCGGGCTGCTCGACATGGTGCTCTCGTTCTTCGTGCTCGCGGCCTTCGGCTGCCTCCTGCTGGACCGGGACCGCTTCCGCGAGCGTCTCGCCGCCGTCTCCGCGCGTGCCGCCGCGACCGGCGAGGCGGTCTCCGTGCTCGGCATCCGCAGCGGACTGCGCCCCTGGCGGATCGGCGCCGGGGTGCTCCTGGGGCTCGCATGCGGCGTCAAGTGGTCGGGCATCTACGTGCTGGCCGTGTTCGGCGTCATGACCGTGCTGTGGGACTGGTGGGCGCGGCGGCGCGTCCGCGAGCGACGGTGGTTCGAGAACGGCCTGTTCCGTGACGCGATCCCCGCCTTCTTCGTCATGGTCGGCGGAGCGCTCGTCACCTACATCGCCTCGTGGTCGGGCTGGTTCGCCTCGTCGAAGGGCTACTTCCGCGACTGGGCGGAGGTCAACGGCCACGCGGGCGGCAACCCGGTGCTCAACGCCCTGCGCTCGCTGTGGCACTACCACACCGAGGCCTACTCCTTCCACGTCGGGCTCGACACCCCCCACCCGTACCAGGCCAATCCGCTGGGCTGGCTCCTGCAGCTGCGGCCCACGAACTTCTACTACCGCGAGCTCGACTACGGCGAGTCGGGCTGCCAGGCCCTGCGGTGCGTCGCACAGGTCAACTCGGTGGGCAACCCGCTCATCTGGTGGCTCGGCACCGCGGCCGTGCTCGTGTGCCTCGTGATGGGGCTGCTGTGGCGCGACGGCCGGGCGCTCGCCGCGCTCGCGGGCCTCGCCGCCGGCTACCTGCCGTGGCTCCTCTACATCCACCGCACGATCTTCACGTTCTACTCGGTGGTCTACGAGCCGTTCCTGGTGCTGTGCCTCGCGTACGTGTTCGGCCTGCTGCTCGGCCCGCGCGAGGCCGAGCGGGACCGCCGTCTGGCGGGCGGCCTGTTCGTCGCCTCCCTGCTCGTGCTGATCGTCATGGTCAGCGCGTTCTTCTGGCCCATCTGGACCGGGCAGGTCATCCCCCAGTCGCAGTGGCACTGGCGGATGTGGCTGCCCAGCTGGCCCTGA